The sequence TCACTACTTTGGTTTCGCCGCTGCAGGGAGCGAATACGATCCGAAGGTGTTGACCATCGTCGGAATATCCTTCCAGTGCGTAGGTAGGACAAGGTAAATCGTGTGGATTTGACTTTTCAGTATTGATTTGCCCTGTTTCCAGGATCTCCGCCACTTCCCTTTCGGTGATCTGCCTGCAATCCATGCGGCAAAGGGCGTGTTTGGTGTAAGTAAGGCGTGCATGCCTGTCAAGATTCGATGGGTCATTGACCGGGTTGGGTAATGATCGCTCCACAGTGCCATTATCCTTTACCTGCGGGCGGTGCAATGGACCTCTCCACCATTGTTGCTGCCATGCCAAAACAAGTAGCAGCGCCAACAACAACACTGGAATGTACTTACCTTTTGATCTCATAGTGTCTCACAGATTGCTGAAAGATTGCATCTTGGAGAGGCAAGCTATACATTTTTAACAAAATATCCTTAAAAATTCCCCCTTTTCAACTCTCATAAAAAGGAATTACCTTTGCGGGTTCGGTAGCAGGCCATTCCGGCTCATACCCTTAGTGGACAAAGTAATTGAAACGATGACAACAGCGAAAACAGTAGCTTTCCATACACTCGGCTGTAAGCTGAACTTCTCCGAAACTTCCTCTTTGAGCAGGTTGCTGGAGCAGGATGGCTTTGTGCAAACAGATTTTGAAGGGCAGGCAGATGTGTATGTGATTAATACCTGCTCTGTGACAGACAATGCCGACAAGGAATGCCGTTACCTGGTGCGCCGCATCCAGCGCCGGGCCCCGGAAAGCAGGGTGGTGATCACCGGGTGTTATGCCCAGCTCAAGCCAAAAGAAATTGCTGAGATCGAAGGGGTAGACCTCGTACTTGGTGCTGCTGAAAAGTTCAACCTGGTGGAACACCTGAAGAACCTGACCAAGGGAGACAGTGCAAAAATATGCAGCTGTGATATTGAGCAGGTGAATACTTTCCATGCATCTTATTCTATGAACGACCGTACCCGTACTTTCCTGAAGGTACAGGATGGTTGCGATTATACCTGTACATTCTGTACCATTCCCATGGCAAGGGGCAAGAGTCGTAGTGATTCAATTACCAACGTGATGGAACAGGTGCAGCAGATTGCTGAGAGCGATGTGCGCGAAATTGTACTGACCGGGATCAACCTGGGAGATTTCGGGAAAGGGTTGCAGGGTGGTAAGAAAAGAGAAGAGACATTTTATGAACTGATACAGGAACTGGATAAGGTAGAAGGTATAGATCGTTATCGTATTTCATCTATCGAACCGAACCTCCTGAGTAATGAGATCATTGAGTTCGTAGCGAACAGTCAGCGGTTTATGCCGCACTTCCATATCCCTTTACAGAGTGGTAGTAATGAGGTTCTGGGAGCCATGCGTCGTCGTTATCGCAGGGAACTGTATGCGGAAAAGGTAGGACTGATCAA is a genomic window of Chitinophaga sp. LS1 containing:
- the mtaB gene encoding tRNA (N(6)-L-threonylcarbamoyladenosine(37)-C(2))-methylthiotransferase MtaB, yielding MTTAKTVAFHTLGCKLNFSETSSLSRLLEQDGFVQTDFEGQADVYVINTCSVTDNADKECRYLVRRIQRRAPESRVVITGCYAQLKPKEIAEIEGVDLVLGAAEKFNLVEHLKNLTKGDSAKICSCDIEQVNTFHASYSMNDRTRTFLKVQDGCDYTCTFCTIPMARGKSRSDSITNVMEQVQQIAESDVREIVLTGINLGDFGKGLQGGKKREETFYELIQELDKVEGIDRYRISSIEPNLLSNEIIEFVANSQRFMPHFHIPLQSGSNEVLGAMRRRYRRELYAEKVGLIKQFMPHCSIGVDVIVGFPGETDAHFQETYDFLHALDVSYLHVFTYSERANTAALEIQPVVPVHVRNERNKVLRNLSHKKAQYFAEQYVGETRKVLFEKFHKEGMMEGYTDNYIKVTTPVRQEWANNIIDWKLR
- a CDS encoding DUF4258 domain-containing protein → MRSKGKYIPVLLLALLLVLAWQQQWWRGPLHRPQVKDNGTVERSLPNPVNDPSNLDRHARLTYTKHALCRMDCRQITEREVAEILETGQINTEKSNPHDLPCPTYALEGYSDDGQHLRIVFAPCSGETKVVTCIDLDKEWQCDCH